A genomic window from Cyprinus carpio isolate SPL01 chromosome B9, ASM1834038v1, whole genome shotgun sequence includes:
- the ankzf1 gene encoding ankyrin repeat and zinc finger domain-containing protein 1 isoform X1, with protein sequence MSSPEHRCVFSLCADETLTAGLREVSGLLAHPEPPQPSANASSEDVGSRKTASAGEVSDKMFCSACRCAFESREEQMEHYKLDWHRFNLRQRLEGSSVVTVEEFEKKTGTGDISSISGSDSDSEDDDEVGPEETDSALDTDQSTRRLSTKAVFQNMQGQYLSLYRCVLQNKKDNEEDLVSSLLKISNNTIWVILMTGGGHFAGAVFKGKEIVQHKTFHRYTVRAKRGTAQGLRDSQNRSHAPKSAGAALRRYNEAALHKDIHDLLESWAEYLKEASAIFLRAPSYNKTIFLGGRGAPLDKKDQRVRVLPFATRRATFREIQQVFDLLSTVHVYQKDTDISSIFSPSKRVWKKKTPKPVPNINVPTGGEESKEESSEEEDSGMLETVEETLGTLDLREHEVQLNKKKRRKRKEKREDSSKREITEEEVDDKLLEEGELEGEDDSKETQRKSKSRRKPKGKKRQPEEEVDESWEYSLRDALYTACKMGDIQSLRTLLQLPEDQEEEKDGEERNTKENPTSRVSCLLNKPIDSAGFTLLHVASAAGQKSVIRLLMDEGSDPANKDKKGQTPYGVAAEKDTRNTFRKYMAEHPHKYDYTKAQVPGPLTEEIESKKAEKKKAQKAARKQREKEQKEEQLKKQQEEEEKRRFIALSDREKRALAAERRLAEHMATTGVTLTTIRRCFQCGESLLGKIPFEYLDYSFCSPRCVQSHRKANAAARP encoded by the exons ATGTCATCTCCGGAGCATCGGTGTGTGTTCTCGCTGTGTGCGGATGAGACGTTGACCGCTGGCCTCAGAGAGGTGTCTGGACTGCTGGCTCATCCTGAACCTCCCCAGCCCTCCGCTAACGCGTCCAGTGAGG ATGTGGGCTCAAGGAAGACTGCGTCCGCCGGTGAGGTGTCAGACAAGATGTTCTGCTCGGCCTGTCGGTGTGCTTTTGAGAGTCGAGAGGAGCAG ATGGAGCATTACAAACTCGACTGGCACCGCTTCAACCTGAGACAGCGGCTGGAAGGAAGCTCAGTGGTCACAGTGGAGGAGTTTGAGAAGAAGACCGGCACAG GTGACATTTCAAGCATTTCAGGTTCAGACTCAGAcagtgaggatgatgatgaagtgGGCCCTGAAGAGACAGACAGTGCTCTGGACACAGATCAGTCCACGCGTCGACTTTCTACCAAAGCAGTCTTTCAAAACATGCAGGGACAGTACCTGTCATTGTATCGCTGTGTTCTGCAAAACAAGAAA GACAATGAAGAAGACTTGGTTTCCTCTTTACtgaaaatatcaaataacactatTTGGGTCATTCTGATGACTGGCGGCGGACACTTTGCTGGAGCGGTTTTTAAGGG AAAAGAGATTGTGCAGCATAAGACGTTTCATCGGTACACGGTGAGAGCGAAGCGAGGGACCGcacagggactgagggactctcAGAACCGCAGCCACGCTCCTAAATCTGCAGGGGCGGCCCTCAGACGTTACAACGAGGCAGCGCTGCACAAG GATATTCACGATCTTCTAGAAAGCTGGGCTGAATATTTGAAGGAGGCAAGTGCCATCTTCCTGCGAGCACCGAGTTACAATAAGACCATATTTCTTGGAGGTCGTGGAGCACCACTGGACAAAAAAGATCAGAGAGTCCGGGTACTTCCTTTTGCCACCCGTAGAGCAACATTTAGAGAAATACAGCAAGTTTTTGATCTCCTTTCAACTGTACACGTTTATC AAAAGGACACTGACATCTCCAGTATTTTCAGTCCTTCAAAGAGAGTGTGGAAGAAGAAAACTCCTAAACCTGTCCCAAACATCAATG TGCCTACAGGGGGAGAAGAGAGTAAAGAAGAAAGTTCAGAGGAGGAAGACTCAGGAATGCTGGAGACAGTGGAGGAGACACTGGGAACTCTGGACCTCAGAGAACATGAGGTCCAGCTTAATAAGAAGAAAAGGAGGAAAcggaaagagaagagagaag ACTCTAGCAAAAGAGAAATAACTGAAGAAGAGGTAGATGATAAACTACTGGAAGAAGGTGAACTGGAAGGGGAAGATGACTCTAAAGAGACGCAGAGAAAGTCAAAGAGCAGGAGGAAACCGAAAGGCAAAAAACGTCAGCCAGAAGAAG AAGTGGATGAGTCTTGGGAATATAGTTTGAGGGACGCTCTCTACACCGCCTGTAAAATGGGGGACATCCAATCATTACGCACCCTCCTGCAACTACCGGAGGACCAGGAAGAGGAAAAGGATGGAGAAGAGAGGAACACCAAAGAGAATCCTACCTCGAGGGTTTCATGTCTTCTCAACAAGCCCATAGACTCAGCAGGCTTTACTTTACTGCACGTGGCATCAGCAGCTGGACAGAAATCCGTCATCAGACTGTTAATGGATGAAGGAAGTGATCCAGCTAACAA GGATAAGAAAGGACAGACTCCATATGGCGTTGCTGCTGAAAAAGATACCCGCAACACATTTAGAAAATACATGGCTGAACACCCTCATAAGTATGACTACACTAAAGCACAG GTGCCTGGACCACTGACTGAAGAAATTGAGTCCAAAAAGGCAGAGAAGAAGAAAGCCCAAAAAGCAGCacggaaacagagagagaaagagcaaaaagAAGAGCAACTCAAGAAGCAGcaagaagaggaggaaaagaggagGTTCATAGCTCTTAGTGACAGAGAGAAG CGAGCTCTGGCTGCGGAGAGGAGATTGGCTGAACATATGGCCACAACTGGAGTAACACTCACTACCATCAG gagaTGCTTTCAGTGTGGAGAGTCATTACTGGGGAAGATTCCTTTTGAATATCTGGACTACTCTTTCTGTTCGCCTCGCTGCGTCCAATCCCACCGCAAAGCCAATGCAGCCGCCCGGCCCTGA
- the ankzf1 gene encoding ankyrin repeat and zinc finger domain-containing protein 1 isoform X2: MSSPEHRCVFSLCADETLTAGLREVSGLLAHPEPPQPSANASSEDVGSRKTASAGEVSDKMFCSACRCAFESREEQMEHYKLDWHRFNLRQRLEGSSVVTVEEFEKKTGTGDISSISGSDSDSEDDDEVGPEETDSALDTDQSTRRLSTKAVFQNMQGQYLSLYRCVLQNKKDNEEDLVSSLLKISNNTIWVILMTGGGHFAGAVFKGKEIVQHKTFHRYTVRAKRGTAQGLRDSQNRSHAPKSAGAALRRYNEAALHKDIHDLLESWAEYLKEASAIFLRAPSYNKTIFLGGRGAPLDKKDQRVRVLPFATRRATFREIQQVFDLLSTVHVYQKDTDISSIFSPSKRVWKKKTPKPVPNINGGEESKEESSEEEDSGMLETVEETLGTLDLREHEVQLNKKKRRKRKEKREDSSKREITEEEVDDKLLEEGELEGEDDSKETQRKSKSRRKPKGKKRQPEEEVDESWEYSLRDALYTACKMGDIQSLRTLLQLPEDQEEEKDGEERNTKENPTSRVSCLLNKPIDSAGFTLLHVASAAGQKSVIRLLMDEGSDPANKDKKGQTPYGVAAEKDTRNTFRKYMAEHPHKYDYTKAQVPGPLTEEIESKKAEKKKAQKAARKQREKEQKEEQLKKQQEEEEKRRFIALSDREKRALAAERRLAEHMATTGVTLTTIRRCFQCGESLLGKIPFEYLDYSFCSPRCVQSHRKANAAARP, translated from the exons ATGTCATCTCCGGAGCATCGGTGTGTGTTCTCGCTGTGTGCGGATGAGACGTTGACCGCTGGCCTCAGAGAGGTGTCTGGACTGCTGGCTCATCCTGAACCTCCCCAGCCCTCCGCTAACGCGTCCAGTGAGG ATGTGGGCTCAAGGAAGACTGCGTCCGCCGGTGAGGTGTCAGACAAGATGTTCTGCTCGGCCTGTCGGTGTGCTTTTGAGAGTCGAGAGGAGCAG ATGGAGCATTACAAACTCGACTGGCACCGCTTCAACCTGAGACAGCGGCTGGAAGGAAGCTCAGTGGTCACAGTGGAGGAGTTTGAGAAGAAGACCGGCACAG GTGACATTTCAAGCATTTCAGGTTCAGACTCAGAcagtgaggatgatgatgaagtgGGCCCTGAAGAGACAGACAGTGCTCTGGACACAGATCAGTCCACGCGTCGACTTTCTACCAAAGCAGTCTTTCAAAACATGCAGGGACAGTACCTGTCATTGTATCGCTGTGTTCTGCAAAACAAGAAA GACAATGAAGAAGACTTGGTTTCCTCTTTACtgaaaatatcaaataacactatTTGGGTCATTCTGATGACTGGCGGCGGACACTTTGCTGGAGCGGTTTTTAAGGG AAAAGAGATTGTGCAGCATAAGACGTTTCATCGGTACACGGTGAGAGCGAAGCGAGGGACCGcacagggactgagggactctcAGAACCGCAGCCACGCTCCTAAATCTGCAGGGGCGGCCCTCAGACGTTACAACGAGGCAGCGCTGCACAAG GATATTCACGATCTTCTAGAAAGCTGGGCTGAATATTTGAAGGAGGCAAGTGCCATCTTCCTGCGAGCACCGAGTTACAATAAGACCATATTTCTTGGAGGTCGTGGAGCACCACTGGACAAAAAAGATCAGAGAGTCCGGGTACTTCCTTTTGCCACCCGTAGAGCAACATTTAGAGAAATACAGCAAGTTTTTGATCTCCTTTCAACTGTACACGTTTATC AAAAGGACACTGACATCTCCAGTATTTTCAGTCCTTCAAAGAGAGTGTGGAAGAAGAAAACTCCTAAACCTGTCCCAAACATCAATG GGGGAGAAGAGAGTAAAGAAGAAAGTTCAGAGGAGGAAGACTCAGGAATGCTGGAGACAGTGGAGGAGACACTGGGAACTCTGGACCTCAGAGAACATGAGGTCCAGCTTAATAAGAAGAAAAGGAGGAAAcggaaagagaagagagaag ACTCTAGCAAAAGAGAAATAACTGAAGAAGAGGTAGATGATAAACTACTGGAAGAAGGTGAACTGGAAGGGGAAGATGACTCTAAAGAGACGCAGAGAAAGTCAAAGAGCAGGAGGAAACCGAAAGGCAAAAAACGTCAGCCAGAAGAAG AAGTGGATGAGTCTTGGGAATATAGTTTGAGGGACGCTCTCTACACCGCCTGTAAAATGGGGGACATCCAATCATTACGCACCCTCCTGCAACTACCGGAGGACCAGGAAGAGGAAAAGGATGGAGAAGAGAGGAACACCAAAGAGAATCCTACCTCGAGGGTTTCATGTCTTCTCAACAAGCCCATAGACTCAGCAGGCTTTACTTTACTGCACGTGGCATCAGCAGCTGGACAGAAATCCGTCATCAGACTGTTAATGGATGAAGGAAGTGATCCAGCTAACAA GGATAAGAAAGGACAGACTCCATATGGCGTTGCTGCTGAAAAAGATACCCGCAACACATTTAGAAAATACATGGCTGAACACCCTCATAAGTATGACTACACTAAAGCACAG GTGCCTGGACCACTGACTGAAGAAATTGAGTCCAAAAAGGCAGAGAAGAAGAAAGCCCAAAAAGCAGCacggaaacagagagagaaagagcaaaaagAAGAGCAACTCAAGAAGCAGcaagaagaggaggaaaagaggagGTTCATAGCTCTTAGTGACAGAGAGAAG CGAGCTCTGGCTGCGGAGAGGAGATTGGCTGAACATATGGCCACAACTGGAGTAACACTCACTACCATCAG gagaTGCTTTCAGTGTGGAGAGTCATTACTGGGGAAGATTCCTTTTGAATATCTGGACTACTCTTTCTGTTCGCCTCGCTGCGTCCAATCCCACCGCAAAGCCAATGCAGCCGCCCGGCCCTGA
- the ankzf1 gene encoding ankyrin repeat and zinc finger domain-containing protein 1 isoform X3: MEHYKLDWHRFNLRQRLEGSSVVTVEEFEKKTGTGDISSISGSDSDSEDDDEVGPEETDSALDTDQSTRRLSTKAVFQNMQGQYLSLYRCVLQNKKDNEEDLVSSLLKISNNTIWVILMTGGGHFAGAVFKGKEIVQHKTFHRYTVRAKRGTAQGLRDSQNRSHAPKSAGAALRRYNEAALHKDIHDLLESWAEYLKEASAIFLRAPSYNKTIFLGGRGAPLDKKDQRVRVLPFATRRATFREIQQVFDLLSTVHVYQKDTDISSIFSPSKRVWKKKTPKPVPNINVPTGGEESKEESSEEEDSGMLETVEETLGTLDLREHEVQLNKKKRRKRKEKREDSSKREITEEEVDDKLLEEGELEGEDDSKETQRKSKSRRKPKGKKRQPEEEVDESWEYSLRDALYTACKMGDIQSLRTLLQLPEDQEEEKDGEERNTKENPTSRVSCLLNKPIDSAGFTLLHVASAAGQKSVIRLLMDEGSDPANKDKKGQTPYGVAAEKDTRNTFRKYMAEHPHKYDYTKAQVPGPLTEEIESKKAEKKKAQKAARKQREKEQKEEQLKKQQEEEEKRRFIALSDREKRALAAERRLAEHMATTGVTLTTIRRCFQCGESLLGKIPFEYLDYSFCSPRCVQSHRKANAAARP; this comes from the exons ATGGAGCATTACAAACTCGACTGGCACCGCTTCAACCTGAGACAGCGGCTGGAAGGAAGCTCAGTGGTCACAGTGGAGGAGTTTGAGAAGAAGACCGGCACAG GTGACATTTCAAGCATTTCAGGTTCAGACTCAGAcagtgaggatgatgatgaagtgGGCCCTGAAGAGACAGACAGTGCTCTGGACACAGATCAGTCCACGCGTCGACTTTCTACCAAAGCAGTCTTTCAAAACATGCAGGGACAGTACCTGTCATTGTATCGCTGTGTTCTGCAAAACAAGAAA GACAATGAAGAAGACTTGGTTTCCTCTTTACtgaaaatatcaaataacactatTTGGGTCATTCTGATGACTGGCGGCGGACACTTTGCTGGAGCGGTTTTTAAGGG AAAAGAGATTGTGCAGCATAAGACGTTTCATCGGTACACGGTGAGAGCGAAGCGAGGGACCGcacagggactgagggactctcAGAACCGCAGCCACGCTCCTAAATCTGCAGGGGCGGCCCTCAGACGTTACAACGAGGCAGCGCTGCACAAG GATATTCACGATCTTCTAGAAAGCTGGGCTGAATATTTGAAGGAGGCAAGTGCCATCTTCCTGCGAGCACCGAGTTACAATAAGACCATATTTCTTGGAGGTCGTGGAGCACCACTGGACAAAAAAGATCAGAGAGTCCGGGTACTTCCTTTTGCCACCCGTAGAGCAACATTTAGAGAAATACAGCAAGTTTTTGATCTCCTTTCAACTGTACACGTTTATC AAAAGGACACTGACATCTCCAGTATTTTCAGTCCTTCAAAGAGAGTGTGGAAGAAGAAAACTCCTAAACCTGTCCCAAACATCAATG TGCCTACAGGGGGAGAAGAGAGTAAAGAAGAAAGTTCAGAGGAGGAAGACTCAGGAATGCTGGAGACAGTGGAGGAGACACTGGGAACTCTGGACCTCAGAGAACATGAGGTCCAGCTTAATAAGAAGAAAAGGAGGAAAcggaaagagaagagagaag ACTCTAGCAAAAGAGAAATAACTGAAGAAGAGGTAGATGATAAACTACTGGAAGAAGGTGAACTGGAAGGGGAAGATGACTCTAAAGAGACGCAGAGAAAGTCAAAGAGCAGGAGGAAACCGAAAGGCAAAAAACGTCAGCCAGAAGAAG AAGTGGATGAGTCTTGGGAATATAGTTTGAGGGACGCTCTCTACACCGCCTGTAAAATGGGGGACATCCAATCATTACGCACCCTCCTGCAACTACCGGAGGACCAGGAAGAGGAAAAGGATGGAGAAGAGAGGAACACCAAAGAGAATCCTACCTCGAGGGTTTCATGTCTTCTCAACAAGCCCATAGACTCAGCAGGCTTTACTTTACTGCACGTGGCATCAGCAGCTGGACAGAAATCCGTCATCAGACTGTTAATGGATGAAGGAAGTGATCCAGCTAACAA GGATAAGAAAGGACAGACTCCATATGGCGTTGCTGCTGAAAAAGATACCCGCAACACATTTAGAAAATACATGGCTGAACACCCTCATAAGTATGACTACACTAAAGCACAG GTGCCTGGACCACTGACTGAAGAAATTGAGTCCAAAAAGGCAGAGAAGAAGAAAGCCCAAAAAGCAGCacggaaacagagagagaaagagcaaaaagAAGAGCAACTCAAGAAGCAGcaagaagaggaggaaaagaggagGTTCATAGCTCTTAGTGACAGAGAGAAG CGAGCTCTGGCTGCGGAGAGGAGATTGGCTGAACATATGGCCACAACTGGAGTAACACTCACTACCATCAG gagaTGCTTTCAGTGTGGAGAGTCATTACTGGGGAAGATTCCTTTTGAATATCTGGACTACTCTTTCTGTTCGCCTCGCTGCGTCCAATCCCACCGCAAAGCCAATGCAGCCGCCCGGCCCTGA
- the glb1l gene encoding beta-galactosidase-1-like protein isoform X1: MESQITFVLLSLCLLPIVFVLADSRSFSIDYKNNCFQKDGKPFQYISGSIHYSRIPREYWKDRLLKMYMTGLNAIQVYVPWNFHETVQGVFNFAGDRDLEYFLNLANQTGLLVILRPGPYICAEWEMGGLPAWLLQKPNIILRSADTEYLKPASDWLAMLLTKMKPWLYQNGGNIISVQVENEYGSYFACDYNYLHTLFRLFLGEDVILFTTDGNTDKEMICGTLEGLYATIDFGTDTNITAAFIRQRRFEPKGPLVNSEFYTGWLDHWGDKHASVDTVKVSKMLGEMLSMGASVNMYMFEGGTNFGYWNGADHDTRFRSVVTSYDYNAPLSEAGDPTDKLLAIRDVIKNFRDIPVGPMPPATPKFAYGFVTLQKVGNISSLLDTLSPQGPVRSQYPLTFEEIKQYYGFMLYRTTLPRNVPEPTPLISPLNGIHDRAYVSVNGVFQGLMERDTALVMNVTGQQGDQLDILVENMGRVNFGSYINDNKGLLGNLILGNDVLTDWSIYPLDIDTAVANGLLQVDHSGSAMEAGDGPMIYSGTLKSTGLAWDTFVKLNGWTKGQVWVNGVNLGRYWPQRGPQQTLYVPGPFLSATQPNNITVLELERAPSHRRILFMDRPQLNSTGQKT, from the exons ATGGAGTCACAAATTACTTTCGTTTTATTAAGTCTGTGCTTGTTGCCAATAGTTTTTGTGTTG GCAGATTCACGCTCATTTTCCATCGACTACAAGAACAACTGCTTCCAAAAGGATGGGAAACCATTTCAGTACATCTCAGGAAGCATCCACTACTCCCGCATTCCTCGGGAATATTGGAAGGACAGGCTGCTCAAGATGTACATGACTGGACTCAATGCTATTCAGGT GTATGTGCCGTGGAACTTCCATGAGACTGTGCAGGGGGTGTTCAACTTTGCAGGAGACAGAGATCTTGAGTACTTCTTGAACCTGGCCAATCAGACAGGGCTGTTAGTCATCCTGCGTCCAGGGCCGTACATCTGTGCAGAATGGGAAATG GGTGGTTTGCCTGCCTGGTTGCTACAAAAGCCAAACATTATCCTTCGTTCAGCTGACACAG AGTATTTGAAGCCAGCAAGTGACTGGTTGGCTATGCTGCTCACTAAGATGAAACCGTGGCTTTATCAGAATGGAGGAAATATTATCAGTGTGCAG GTGGAGAACGAATATGGCAGCTACTTCGCCTGTGATTACAACTATCTTCACACTCTGTTCCGTTTGTTCCTGGGGGAGGACGTCATTCTCTTCACTACAGATGGGAACACGGATAAAGAGATGATCTGTGGCACACTTGAGGGCTTGTATGCCACTATAGACTTTGGCACAG ACACCAACATTACTGCTGCCTTCATTCGACAAAGAAGGTTTGAGCCTAAAGGCCCACTG GTGAATTCTGAGTTCTATACAGGCTGGTTGGATCACTGGGGTGATAAACATGCTTCTGTGGACACTGTCAAAGTGAGCAAAATGCTGGGAGAGATGTTGTCCATGGGTGCCAGTGTGAACAT GTACATGTTTGAGGGAGGAACAAACTTTGGTTACTGGAATG GAGCAGATCATGATACCAGGTTTCGGTCTGTGGTGACCAGTTATGATTACAACGCACCTTTATCAGAGGCAGGAGACCCCACTGACAAACTGCTTGCCATCAGAGATGTCATTAAGAAT tttcGAGACATTCCAGTTGGTCCCATGCCACCAGCCACCCCAAAGTTCGCTTATGGCTTCGTTACACTTCAGAAG GTTGGCAACATTAGCAGCTTGCTGGATACGCTGTCACCCCAAGGTCCAGTACGATCTCAATATCCTTTGACGTTTGAGGAGATTAAACAG TACTATGGCTTCATGCTTTACCGAACGACACTGCCACGGAATGTTCCCGAGCCGACCCCTCTCATCTCGCCCCTCAATGGCATCCATGATCGTGCATACGTCTCTGTGAATGGG GTGTTCCAGGGGCTTATGGAGAGGGACACTGCACTGGTGATGAATGTTACAGGACAACAAGGGGATCAGCTGGACATACTCGTGGAGAACATGGGCAGAGTTAATTTTGGCAGTTACATCAATGATAATAAG GGTCTCTTGGGTAACCTCATTTTGGGCAATGACGTTCTCACTGATTGGTCAATCTATCCATTGGACATTGACACTGCAGTAGCCAATGGCTTGCTGCAGGTGGATCACTCAGGGTCAGCGATGGAAGCAGGAGACGGACCAATGATCTACTCAGGAACCTTGAAGTCTACAGGCCTCGCATGGGACACTTTTGTAAAACTTAATGGATGGACTAAG gGTCAGGTGTGGGTAAATGGGGTGAACCTAGGAAGGTATTGGCCCCAGAGGGGCCCCCAACAGACGCTGTATGTCCCCGGACCTTTTCTTAGTGCCACTCAGCCAAACAACATCACAGTGCTGGAGCTGGAAAGAGCTCCGTCGCACAGAAGAATCCTGTTTATGGACCGGCCTCAGCTGAACAGCACTGGACAGAAGACATGA
- the glb1l gene encoding beta-galactosidase-1-like protein isoform X2, producing the protein MESQITFVLLSLCLLPIVFVLADSRSFSIDYKNNCFQKDGKPFQYISGSIHYSRIPREYWKDRLLKMYMTGLNAIQVYVPWNFHETVQGVFNFAGDRDLEYFLNLANQTGLLVILRPGPYICAEWEMGGLPAWLLQKPNIILRSADTEYLKPASDWLAMLLTKMKPWLYQNGGNIISVQVENEYGSYFACDYNYLHTLFRLFLGEDVILFTTDGNTDKEMICGTLEGLYATIDFGTDTNITAAFIRQRRFEPKGPLVNSEFYTGWLDHWGDKHASVDTVKVSKMLGEMLSMGASVNMYMFEGGTNFGYWNGADHDTRFRSVVTSYDYNAPLSEAGDPTDKLLAIRDVIKNFRDIPVGPMPPATPKFAYGFVTLQKVGNISSLLDTLSPQGPVRSQYPLTFEEIKQYYGFMLYRTTLPRNVPEPTPLISPLNGIHDRAYVSVNGVFQGLMERDTALVMNVTGQQGDQLDILVENMGRVNFGSYINDNKGLLGNLILGNDVLTDWSIYPLDIDTAVANGLLQVDHSGSAMEAGDGPMIYSGTLKSTGLAWDTFVKLNGWTKGQVWVNGVNLGRYWPQRGPQQTLYVPGPFLSATQPNNITVLELERAPSHRRILFMDRPQLNSTGQKT; encoded by the exons ATGGAGTCACAAATTACTTTCGTTTTATTAAGTCTGTGCTTGTTGCCAATAGTTTTTGTG TTGGCAGATTCACGCTCATTTTCCATCGACTACAAGAACAACTGCTTCCAAAAGGATGGGAAACCATTTCAGTACATCTCAGGAAGCATCCACTACTCCCGCATTCCTCGGGAATATTGGAAGGACAGGCTGCTCAAGATGTACATGACTGGACTCAATGCTATTCAGGT GTATGTGCCGTGGAACTTCCATGAGACTGTGCAGGGGGTGTTCAACTTTGCAGGAGACAGAGATCTTGAGTACTTCTTGAACCTGGCCAATCAGACAGGGCTGTTAGTCATCCTGCGTCCAGGGCCGTACATCTGTGCAGAATGGGAAATG GGTGGTTTGCCTGCCTGGTTGCTACAAAAGCCAAACATTATCCTTCGTTCAGCTGACACAG AGTATTTGAAGCCAGCAAGTGACTGGTTGGCTATGCTGCTCACTAAGATGAAACCGTGGCTTTATCAGAATGGAGGAAATATTATCAGTGTGCAG GTGGAGAACGAATATGGCAGCTACTTCGCCTGTGATTACAACTATCTTCACACTCTGTTCCGTTTGTTCCTGGGGGAGGACGTCATTCTCTTCACTACAGATGGGAACACGGATAAAGAGATGATCTGTGGCACACTTGAGGGCTTGTATGCCACTATAGACTTTGGCACAG ACACCAACATTACTGCTGCCTTCATTCGACAAAGAAGGTTTGAGCCTAAAGGCCCACTG GTGAATTCTGAGTTCTATACAGGCTGGTTGGATCACTGGGGTGATAAACATGCTTCTGTGGACACTGTCAAAGTGAGCAAAATGCTGGGAGAGATGTTGTCCATGGGTGCCAGTGTGAACAT GTACATGTTTGAGGGAGGAACAAACTTTGGTTACTGGAATG GAGCAGATCATGATACCAGGTTTCGGTCTGTGGTGACCAGTTATGATTACAACGCACCTTTATCAGAGGCAGGAGACCCCACTGACAAACTGCTTGCCATCAGAGATGTCATTAAGAAT tttcGAGACATTCCAGTTGGTCCCATGCCACCAGCCACCCCAAAGTTCGCTTATGGCTTCGTTACACTTCAGAAG GTTGGCAACATTAGCAGCTTGCTGGATACGCTGTCACCCCAAGGTCCAGTACGATCTCAATATCCTTTGACGTTTGAGGAGATTAAACAG TACTATGGCTTCATGCTTTACCGAACGACACTGCCACGGAATGTTCCCGAGCCGACCCCTCTCATCTCGCCCCTCAATGGCATCCATGATCGTGCATACGTCTCTGTGAATGGG GTGTTCCAGGGGCTTATGGAGAGGGACACTGCACTGGTGATGAATGTTACAGGACAACAAGGGGATCAGCTGGACATACTCGTGGAGAACATGGGCAGAGTTAATTTTGGCAGTTACATCAATGATAATAAG GGTCTCTTGGGTAACCTCATTTTGGGCAATGACGTTCTCACTGATTGGTCAATCTATCCATTGGACATTGACACTGCAGTAGCCAATGGCTTGCTGCAGGTGGATCACTCAGGGTCAGCGATGGAAGCAGGAGACGGACCAATGATCTACTCAGGAACCTTGAAGTCTACAGGCCTCGCATGGGACACTTTTGTAAAACTTAATGGATGGACTAAG gGTCAGGTGTGGGTAAATGGGGTGAACCTAGGAAGGTATTGGCCCCAGAGGGGCCCCCAACAGACGCTGTATGTCCCCGGACCTTTTCTTAGTGCCACTCAGCCAAACAACATCACAGTGCTGGAGCTGGAAAGAGCTCCGTCGCACAGAAGAATCCTGTTTATGGACCGGCCTCAGCTGAACAGCACTGGACAGAAGACATGA